Proteins co-encoded in one Polaromonas vacuolata genomic window:
- a CDS encoding Crp/Fnr family transcriptional regulator: MTSRLQQQLQEAGLTVFSCCESLDYYGADLLKVAPLLQDMTAAEADILGAAMLLVRAPAGQVLIREGDTGEWMMLLLKGTVDITKRMDGQHNSLAKPALGNSQELTQAQNPDGDQDQQAAFSRIAVIQRGAAFGEMSMLDSNPRYASCTVIEAAEVGVLGHHEIALLIRDHPAVGAKLLVKITQLMAQRLRNTSNQLVQLLREKKSKRRTQDNTGEAA; the protein is encoded by the coding sequence ATGACAAGCCGCTTGCAGCAACAGTTGCAAGAAGCCGGGCTAACAGTTTTTAGCTGTTGTGAAAGCTTGGATTACTACGGCGCCGACTTGCTCAAGGTCGCCCCCTTGTTGCAAGACATGACCGCTGCTGAGGCTGACATTCTGGGCGCGGCCATGCTGCTAGTGCGCGCCCCAGCGGGTCAAGTGCTGATCCGCGAAGGTGACACCGGCGAGTGGATGATGTTGCTGCTCAAGGGCACGGTTGACATAACCAAGCGTATGGATGGTCAGCACAATAGCTTGGCAAAGCCTGCACTGGGCAACAGCCAAGAGCTGACTCAAGCGCAAAATCCAGATGGCGACCAAGATCAGCAAGCCGCCTTCTCGCGCATAGCTGTGATTCAGCGTGGCGCAGCGTTTGGTGAAATGTCCATGTTGGACAGCAACCCACGCTATGCCAGTTGCACCGTCATAGAGGCTGCAGAAGTCGGCGTGCTCGGCCACCACGAGATCGCCTTGCTGATTCGTGACCATCCCGCCGTGGGCGCCAAGTTGCTGGTCAAAATCACCCAGTTGATGGCGCAGCGCCTGCGCAATACCAGCAACCAGTTGGTGCAATTGCTGCGGGAGAAAAAGTCCAAGCGGCGAACCCAAGACAACACGGGTGAGGCGGCTTAA
- a CDS encoding SDR family oxidoreductase, producing the protein MTKVVLITGGSRGIGAATALLAAAQGYAVAVNYTANSLAADEVVRSIRAGGGQAITVQADVAKEAQVLAMFEKVDAKLGRLHALVNNAGVVDQTTRVDAITLERLQRMFEINVFGSFLCAREAVKRMSTRYGGAGGTIVNVSSAAARLGAPGQYVDYAAAKGAIDSFTIGLSREVAGEGIRVNAVRPGLISTEIHASGGLPNRATDLAFQVPMQRPGSAEEVAESIVWLMDEKSSYVTGTLLDVSGGR; encoded by the coding sequence TTGACAAAAGTAGTTCTGATCACCGGAGGCTCACGCGGAATCGGCGCAGCCACCGCCCTTCTTGCTGCCGCCCAAGGCTATGCGGTGGCTGTCAATTACACCGCCAATTCACTAGCCGCCGACGAGGTCGTGCGCTCAATACGCGCTGGCGGCGGCCAAGCCATCACGGTGCAGGCCGATGTCGCCAAAGAAGCGCAGGTGCTGGCAATGTTTGAAAAAGTCGACGCCAAACTCGGTCGCCTGCATGCGCTAGTGAACAACGCTGGCGTGGTGGACCAAACCACCCGCGTCGATGCCATCACCTTAGAGCGCTTGCAGAGAATGTTTGAGATCAATGTGTTTGGCTCTTTCTTGTGTGCCCGCGAAGCCGTCAAACGCATGAGCACTCGCTACGGCGGTGCGGGCGGCACGATAGTCAATGTCTCTAGCGCGGCGGCAAGACTGGGTGCGCCCGGCCAATATGTTGACTACGCCGCGGCCAAGGGCGCGATAGACAGCTTCACGATTGGCTTGTCGCGCGAAGTCGCTGGTGAAGGCATACGCGTGAACGCCGTGCGACCGGGGCTGATCAGTACTGAGATTCATGCTTCTGGTGGCCTACCCAACCGCGCCACAGACTTGGCTTTTCAAGTACCTATGCAGCGCCCCGGCTCAGCCGAGGAAGTAGCCGAGTCCATCGTCTGGCTAATGGATGAAAAGTCCAGCTACGTCACCGGCACATTACTCGACGTGTCCGGAGGCCGTTAA
- a CDS encoding MarC family protein, with protein sequence MDFKPLVTLLAIVNPLAIVPFFIHYTQDFSEEQRRSTVITAAFSAFVVIAISALLGLKILEFFSISLASFQVGGGMLLLTSSMNMLNAQPAEAKPNTHEMEDGAAKAARGASIAVVPLTIPLLTGPATISTVVIYANKASTAFQLSMLVGYGVVIGLATAICFSLAKPIARVLGKTGINVMTRLMGLILAALAVEVMADGLGKLFPILKS encoded by the coding sequence ATGGACTTCAAACCACTGGTGACGCTGCTGGCAATTGTTAACCCGCTGGCGATTGTTCCGTTTTTTATTCACTACACGCAAGACTTCTCAGAAGAGCAGCGCCGCAGCACAGTAATAACTGCTGCTTTCAGTGCCTTTGTGGTGATCGCCATCAGCGCCTTGTTAGGCCTGAAGATTTTGGAATTTTTCAGTATTTCACTGGCCAGCTTTCAAGTCGGTGGCGGCATGTTGTTGCTCACCAGTTCTATGAATATGCTCAACGCGCAGCCAGCCGAGGCCAAGCCCAACACGCATGAAATGGAAGACGGTGCAGCCAAAGCCGCACGCGGTGCCAGCATTGCTGTGGTGCCGCTCACGATTCCGCTGCTGACCGGCCCAGCGACTATTTCTACCGTGGTGATTTACGCCAACAAAGCCAGTACTGCGTTTCAACTCAGCATGCTGGTGGGCTACGGCGTGGTGATTGGTTTGGCTACGGCGATTTGCTTTTCGCTGGCTAAACCGATTGCACGCGTGCTGGGGAAAACCGGCATCAATGTGATGACGCGGCTCATGGGTTTGATACTCGCCGCGCTAGCCGTCGAAGTGATGGCGGACGGACTGGGCAAACTGTTCCCGATTCTCAAGAGCTAA
- a CDS encoding MlaD family protein, which translates to MENKAHAMLAGTFVLLVSALLALLALWLTRDVTQRDIYEMSTSETLTGLQPQASVNYRGVPVGKVEAIGFDSKVKGNVLLRVSIDRAAPMTASTFASVVSQGVTGLSFIQLDDNGESTERLQPDSNNPPRIRLEVGGINKLVKKTEDILTQLEEASMRANTLLSGQNQQAITAAITQIGNAAGSIDALAKSLAPTVASLPKVSREAQATLLSVRTASDELAVTASRLNEKDGPLDKLSQSATALASGVETFSASTLPKLGNVADDTGRAMRQLRRTIDNVGDNPQALIFGNGPALAGPGEPGFSANSPANQ; encoded by the coding sequence ATGGAAAACAAAGCCCATGCCATGCTGGCGGGCACATTTGTGCTGCTGGTCTCGGCTCTGCTGGCGCTGCTGGCTTTGTGGCTAACGCGTGACGTGACACAGCGCGATATCTACGAGATGAGCACCAGCGAGACGCTGACCGGTTTGCAACCGCAGGCCAGTGTCAATTACCGCGGCGTGCCGGTTGGCAAAGTCGAGGCGATTGGTTTTGACAGCAAGGTCAAGGGCAATGTGCTGCTGCGCGTGTCGATTGACCGCGCCGCTCCCATGACTGCGTCAACCTTTGCCAGCGTGGTCTCGCAAGGCGTAACGGGTTTGAGCTTTATTCAGCTGGACGACAACGGCGAGTCCACCGAACGTTTGCAGCCCGACTCTAACAACCCGCCGCGGATTCGATTAGAAGTCGGTGGTATCAATAAGTTGGTCAAAAAAACCGAAGACATTCTCACCCAACTCGAAGAAGCCAGCATGCGTGCCAACACACTGCTGTCAGGCCAGAACCAACAAGCTATCACGGCGGCGATTACCCAGATCGGTAACGCCGCGGGCAGCATAGACGCGCTGGCCAAGTCGTTGGCACCCACGGTGGCGAGCTTGCCTAAAGTATCGCGTGAGGCGCAGGCAACACTGCTCTCTGTGCGTACTGCAAGCGATGAATTAGCCGTTACCGCGAGTCGACTCAACGAAAAAGATGGACCTTTGGATAAGCTCTCGCAGAGCGCTACCGCACTGGCTTCTGGTGTGGAGACTTTCAGCGCTTCCACCCTACCCAAGTTGGGTAATGTTGCGGATGACACCGGCCGCGCCATGCGCCAGCTCAGGCGCACCATAGACAACGTGGGCGATAACCCGCAAGCACTGATTTTTGGTAATGGTCCGGCGCTGGCAGGCCCGGGTGAGCCGGGCTTTTCTGCTAATTCGCCAGCGAATCAATGA
- a CDS encoding ABC-type transport auxiliary lipoprotein family protein, with product MQTPHRRKRFLSLLCGAAVVFLSACSALPDKPMRSLMYDFGPGLVSVPAATQTQLPAIALEELSTVGGAIDNQSLLYRLAYTDAQQLRPYSQARWTMAPAQLVQQRLRETLSQRRAVFNAGEGVALNRSQNAVLPLILKLQLQEFSQLFSTPDASVGLIRLQATLVELTPAGEKLLFQRLLVVQRPAPTQDAAGGASALVQATDAAIAQLDDWLQTARSQP from the coding sequence ATGCAAACACCTCATCGTCGTAAACGGTTTTTAAGCTTGTTATGTGGGGCAGCGGTCGTTTTTCTCAGCGCTTGCTCGGCGCTGCCGGATAAGCCGATGCGTTCGCTAATGTATGACTTCGGTCCCGGTTTGGTGTCTGTCCCGGCAGCAACGCAAACACAACTGCCAGCGATTGCGCTGGAGGAGCTCTCAACCGTAGGCGGTGCTATTGACAACCAGAGCTTGCTTTATCGTCTGGCTTATACCGATGCGCAGCAACTGCGGCCCTACTCTCAAGCGCGCTGGACTATGGCGCCGGCGCAGCTGGTGCAGCAGCGTCTGCGCGAGACCTTGAGTCAGCGCCGCGCCGTGTTCAACGCAGGCGAAGGCGTGGCCTTAAACCGCAGCCAAAACGCAGTTTTGCCGCTAATACTCAAACTACAGTTGCAAGAGTTCAGCCAATTGTTCAGCACACCCGACGCCAGCGTTGGCTTAATACGCCTGCAGGCTACCTTGGTCGAGTTAACACCGGCAGGCGAAAAACTACTGTTCCAGCGCCTGCTGGTAGTGCAGCGCCCAGCACCGACACAGGATGCGGCTGGCGGCGCGAGCGCATTGGTTCAGGCCACTGATGCGGCGATTGCCCAGCTCGATGACTGGTTGCAAACGGCCAGAAGTCAGCCATGA
- a CDS encoding ABC transporter ATP-binding protein: MSALVVEINKLWTVFPNGEKEFVVHKDLNLSVQRGEVLSLVGGSGTGKTVLLRQILGLEMPTRGEITVLGRPAAEIGRRGAASRVGMLFQQGALFSAFSVLENIAFPLRELNTLPAALIREAAMVKLQMVGLGPDAADKMPSDLSGGMVKRVALARALIMDPPLLLLDEPTAGLDPESSDSFCTLLRSLHRDMGLTVVMVTHDLDTLFELSTRIAVLAEQKVIVNAAPKDVVAFPHPFIHQFFLGERGQRAMELLREYPFTV; the protein is encoded by the coding sequence ATGAGCGCATTGGTCGTTGAAATCAACAAACTCTGGACAGTTTTTCCGAATGGCGAAAAAGAGTTTGTGGTGCACAAGGATTTAAATTTAAGCGTGCAGCGCGGCGAGGTGTTGTCTTTAGTCGGCGGCTCAGGCACCGGTAAAACCGTGCTGCTGCGTCAGATTTTAGGGCTTGAAATGCCAACCCGCGGCGAGATCACCGTGCTGGGCAGACCCGCGGCTGAAATCGGTCGGCGCGGCGCGGCCAGTCGGGTCGGCATGTTGTTTCAGCAAGGCGCATTGTTTTCAGCCTTTTCGGTGCTGGAGAACATTGCTTTTCCGCTGCGCGAATTAAACACGTTGCCGGCCGCCCTGATACGTGAGGCGGCCATGGTTAAATTACAAATGGTTGGCCTAGGGCCAGACGCAGCTGACAAAATGCCTAGCGATCTTTCAGGTGGTATGGTCAAACGCGTGGCGCTGGCCAGAGCCCTGATCATGGATCCGCCGCTATTGCTGCTCGACGAGCCGACCGCCGGACTAGACCCAGAAAGCTCAGACAGTTTTTGCACCTTGCTGCGCTCACTGCACCGCGACATGGGATTGACCGTGGTGATGGTCACGCATGATTTGGACACGCTGTTTGAGCTCAGCACGCGTATCGCGGTGCTGGCAGAGCAAAAAGTGATTGTGAATGCCGCGCCCAAGGATGTGGTGGCCTTTCCCCATCCCTTTATCCACCAGTTTTTTCTCGGTGAAAGAGGTCAGCGCGCCATGGAATTGCTGCGCGAATATCCTTTTACTGTGTAG